The following are encoded in a window of Brevibacillus ruminantium genomic DNA:
- the tmk gene encoding dTMP kinase, whose product MTTRKTGRFITVEGADGAGKSTVVTRLYEALQNKGWDVLLTREPGGIEIAEKIREIILNPEHIKMDKRTEALLYAAARRQHLAEKVLPALEGGKLVLCDRFIDSSLAYQGYARGIGIDEVFAINQFAVENCMPDLTLYFDVRPEVGLARINATKDREINRLDLEALDFHEKVREGYRLVIERFADRFQIIDAEKPADEVFADALAQLEARLQV is encoded by the coding sequence GTGACAACGAGAAAAACGGGTCGATTCATTACGGTTGAAGGAGCGGATGGAGCCGGGAAATCGACGGTAGTGACCCGCCTTTATGAAGCATTACAAAACAAGGGATGGGACGTGCTGCTGACGAGGGAGCCGGGCGGAATCGAAATCGCAGAGAAAATCCGTGAGATTATTCTTAATCCCGAACACATAAAGATGGACAAACGGACGGAAGCCCTCCTGTACGCTGCTGCACGCCGGCAGCATTTGGCGGAAAAGGTGCTGCCCGCACTCGAAGGGGGCAAGCTGGTGCTGTGCGACCGGTTTATCGACAGCAGTCTGGCCTACCAGGGCTATGCACGCGGGATTGGCATCGATGAGGTGTTTGCGATCAATCAGTTCGCGGTAGAGAATTGCATGCCTGATTTGACCCTCTATTTTGACGTACGCCCTGAGGTCGGACTGGCTCGGATCAATGCCACAAAAGACAGAGAGATCAACCGGCTGGATCTGGAAGCCCTGGATTTCCACGAAAAAGTGCGGGAAGGCTATCGGCTTGTCATCGAACGCTTTGCTGATCGATTCCAGATCATCGACGCAGAAAAACCGGCGGATGAGGTTTTCGCGGATGCTTTGGCACAATTGGAAGCTCGTTTACAGGTTTGA
- a CDS encoding cyclic-di-AMP receptor: MKMVVAVVQDKDSGRLSQQLVKKGYRATKLASTGSFLRAGNTTFLIGTNDENLPDVIEIIQQNCKSRKQMVTPVSPLSNAVDSFMPYPLEVQVGGAAVFVLDVQQFHSF; encoded by the coding sequence ATGAAAATGGTGGTTGCTGTCGTTCAGGACAAAGACAGTGGTCGTCTGTCACAGCAGTTGGTGAAAAAAGGTTACCGGGCTACTAAGTTGGCCAGTACGGGAAGCTTTTTGCGCGCGGGCAATACGACTTTCTTGATTGGTACGAATGACGAAAATTTGCCCGATGTCATTGAAATCATTCAACAAAACTGCAAATCCCGAAAACAGATGGTCACCCCGGTCTCACCTTTGAGTAATGCCGTTGACTCATTCATGCCCTATCCACTGGAAGTCCAGGTCGGGGGCGCAGCCGTTTTTGTTTTGGATGTTCAACAGTTTCACTCGTTTTGA